In the Scatophagus argus isolate fScaArg1 chromosome 11, fScaArg1.pri, whole genome shotgun sequence genome, TAAACATCTAACTATGCACtagaaaacaaatgtaacaaCTAATAACAACTCTGGTTATTTCATATCAGATAAAGGAAGTACTAGGAAAATAAATGCTTAATGATATCAGACGCCTCCTGAGTCTTGAGGCAGCAGGAGCTACTTTAGCAATAGCATGCTAAAATATTAGCCCCATGAGTGTGTGGGTACAGCTACCTTCACTCACTTCTTTCAAGTGTAACGAACTTCAGTTAGAGTTTTGTGAACTTTTTCTGTCAAACTCGTACCATCCCTTAAGTAACGGATTTTTCCCAGCACTCTCTAGTGTAGAACTGCAGAGTTATTTAGAAACATTGTAGGCCTTTTGTAGCACTTTGTACACATGAGAAGGATAATTAGATAATGTTGTCGAATTTGTATTTGGAAGGTAATGAGTTTTCTATCATGGTAGTATAATGTAGTTGTATTGACACAACAGTATTTTTCCCAACTTTATACAATTAGGCTAATTATTAGCAGAATGTTATTTGAGgttactttttttctgttaaaatgacACTTAGGACTCTTTGATCCAGGCAGATACCTGATCTCTGAAAAGATCATTTCTAATAACATCACTGAGACAGGAATTCACATGATAGTTGCTCATGGGGTTGTGCTGATGTAATTTTGTACAATATCTATGGCAATTGCTGTGTATTGGTGTTATGATCAGCACATGTACATcaaaatatgtgtaaaatatgtgtgaaatgtgtcttggtgtgtatgtgagtgagtaGATGTCATAGTCATTGTGTTAAAGAACAGCTGCCCCCATAGCAAGACTAATAATCCTTTGCGAGACGTGCCTCAGTGGAGACTGTGACCTTGCATTGCTCAGATTCCTCTGTTTGAATAAGCAGTGCCCCCACGTGAGACTTTACAGGCTATAATTCTGGGTCTGcaaaaccctttttttttaaactgtatgCTGACTGAATTATGTGACACTTGAAAGTTTTTAAAGCCATTGATTTCTTGGCTCACTGAACAACTTGATGAAATTGCAGTAAAATCGTGAGACGTTTACTCGCCTCGCTGCGTTATCGTAACATCTACAGCGTTTTAGTTCGAGcgcacaaaacaaaatgtgtcacagcTAGGCCTTAAAACCTTATAATCATGACcctgttcaaataaaaaaaatgtttttgtttacagaCATCTGGTTTTTATCACAAGCTCAGGTGTATTGTGAGAATGGTGTAATTGTCAGAAAAAGAATGCATCAGAGATTTAACTTGCATGGCTGTCTAACAGCTGGCTAGCTGACACAAAACTATGTAATATTTagtgaacatttattttttaggatttttgtgtgtgtgtggtctatTTGTTCAATTTGTAACTCTCACATGACTGCCACTGTGCTCTCCCACACTGTATTGACACAGTTTTCAGGAATGTTAACCCTAGAcaaacactcaaaaacacacttcaaaatTGAACTGCATTTGTCACAGTCAGCCTGAaacaggacaaaacacacacaccaagggATGTTTCACTAATGCATGGGGTATTGCCTCACAAAGAAGAACATGCACTacactaaaacattttttccataCACTATGAAACACAGAGTCTGCACATACAGAaactgtggggttttttttgatCAGTGTCTCTCACATGTCTGTCCATTCCCAGCCATTTCTTCAGGCTCAGTGAGTAAATCTGTCCACTTGGTTGTCTTGTGACTTGTTTGCAAAGTGGACTTTCAGCTCTTTCATGTAATAGCCTCGCCGCTTTCTAAAACCTGAGGAAGAAAGGATTCCTTTCATGCTGTCTGGTGCACTTTGATTTTCAATCAGATTATTGTCTGAGATAGTAGAAacaattttaatgtttgttgttgttgttgtttattaatAGCCACTCGTACGTAAGTGTAAAACCATTCCCAGTGTCCgaagttttcatttctctggcTGTGCCAGAGGAAAAGTTAGATTTTATGCAAATGCTGAGAATAATTTAAACGTCTTGTACAACTACAGGGTGTCAACCAAAAGCAGAGCACCATCCCCGCCAGGACTAAAGAAGCTGGATTCCCCAGGTTTCTCTCAGTGGTATCCAGGAAACCCTCATTTAACCATGGACCAGAAGGAGAATCTTATTGATAAAGAGCTCTCCCTGGTTGTGGTTCTGCCTGgtggagaagaaaagatgacCACAGTCCCTGGAAGGTACGGTGTAGACCACAGCATCTAAATCAGTATCTCTTCACCGTGATGTGTGATGTTTAGAATCACACATGTAAGACATGACTACATTTGGTCTTCGAGCAAGAACACCATTGCGCTTTTGTTCATGCTGAACATTACAGTATTACACTTAAACTGATGTCAGATGAAGTTCAGTTCCAGTTAGATTGAGTCAGAGAGGTGGAGTAGCTGAATGTGTGGTCTGAGTTAATAAAAACTGATTGCATCTCTTCATTTTTGCTCTCCCAGGATAGTAAGGATTCAAACTTGCTAGATTATCACTTGATTGTATGCTACAGTGCAGCGAGCTCGTACAAATCTTATTGTTCACCACTTTACCTGACTGCACCACTTAATCAGACCAGCATGCGTCAACATACCTCTACGTCAAAGATTTTTTAGAACAAGCTCTGTATGTACGCAGCTCATACTTTCCATCAGCAGAGTTTACTTAAGATATCATTATCTTTCTCACAATGCATTCAGTTTACAAACATTGGCTGTCTTTTGCACCTTGGCCTGCTGAGAAAGTATGGAGACCAACCCAGTGTGAAAAGATTAAGGCCTGAATTCCTTaccttcttttctccttctaAACTTGATCGAAGTGCTTGAGCAACACAATTAACactaatgttaatgttttgagGATTAAGTTTAAGGCATTATGCTTAAAGTCTTTTATCGCTGTCAGGAAAGCTTCGTGGAGCTCCTGCTGCTACTTTATCTTACTGTAAATGTGCTTTGTATTGTTTCCACATGCTCCACTGTGCACAGCTTCTTTAATTTGTAACTTTTCAAACAATAAATGCACTCAACTTTGATATCCACGATTAGTTCATCAACAGTAAATTAACCTGCATTAGCATTCTGATAATCGATTAATTTGTTgtagtcatttttaaagcaaaatgctaAAAAGATTTccctgtttcattttgtattgTAACTGAAATGTAACCAGATTTCTCCCCTTTTATGCTGAACAAATGTTACTGGTTTTGTTTAATcgtttctttcatgtttttcagcaAACCTCTAATGGATTTATTAGTGACGCTTTGTGCAAAGTATCACTTGAACCCATCGAGCCACACCTTAGAACTGGTCACCGCTAACAGAAAGAACACCAAACTGAAGCCCAATGCACTCATAGGAACTCTGGATGCGGAGAAGATCATACTAAAACCCAAaggagaagataaaaataagaagATTAGTCCCCAGATGCCCAAGGTACATTAAACACACAAGTTGACAAAACTGTTTGCTGTTCTTGTTGAGATTTTTATCAGAGTGGCACATTTTGTATTCTGCAGGCAACCGTTCGAATGGTGATAAACTACAAAAACACCCAGAAAACTATACTACGAGTCGACCCCCGAGTGCCCCTGGCTGAACACTTACCAGCCATCTGTGAGAAATGTGAATTTGACATTGAGACTACAGTTCTATTGAGAGATGTCCAATCACTGGCCCCTTTGGACCTGTCCAGCTCTCTGAATGATTATGCAATAAGGGAGGTCTATGCAAAAGACACTAAAAGTGAGTAATAATGGATTAAAAAAGTCAAACCATGCTGTGGCTGCCATGAGATTTTGCagattttagcattttaaacattttgtgtttttctgcgCTAAATCTTGTTGCTTGTTGCTTGTTGGCTCTGCAGGACAACCTGCTTCTCCAGTGTGTCCAGCTTCACCGACCCATGCAGGTATTTCAGTTTGTAAACTGTGTGATTGATATCAACTGAGCTGTCATATCTCTGACTAATGTTATCTTGCaatggtgtttttttcccccaggaACAATCTCaccaggaaaaaataaaaatcagaaggaagaagaaaacaaaggccTCTTCAGCAAGTTTaggaaaagcaagaaaaaatcTGACCAGGTAATGCAGCATTAAGTAACTTAAAATGTTCAGAGGGAGGTTTGTTTACTTTGGTTTGCCATTGGTTGATGTGCACTGTGTTGTTTGGCAACAGTTCTCTTATCAGGTTCTGATTGGATGTTTGTTCTTTAAAGGCAATGACAGCCAGTGCCCCAGCTTCTCCTGTGCTTGTGAGCAAACCTCGACCACTCAGCATGGCCTTGCCGAGCTCAAATTCTTCTCCGCTCAGCTCCCCTACGATACTCGCCGATGTGCCAAAGAAAAGACGTGCACCCCAACCCCCCATCCTCGTGTCTCAGAGCTGCTCCTTGGACCTCGGCACTCGCCGGAGACTCCACTCTGAACCTAGTGCTCAAATGGACAGTGACCTGGTGAGTGGACCGAATATTAAGCTCTGACATCTTGTAGCATAGCTCAGAATGTTAGATTGACAGCAGtgtgatttctgtgtttattaactttattaaatCCGTTGATGTGCCATAGATGGCTGGTTTAAGTCGTGGGTCCTCAGCAGAGTCTTCACTGAAGAGAACCAAACGGAAAGCTCCTCCACCCCCCTTGTCCCCTAGTGCTGCTGTCCAAGAAACGGTTCCTCTAGATGAAAATGTGCAAGGTTTGCTGGGTTTACAATTGTGCAatttcattgttctttttttcagtaataCATTCTGAATGTTACACTGCTATATTGAAAATGACATAGTGGCGTTTGTGTAATGTTCTTTCATGTGGCctcaaaagacaaagacagttCTTGTCAAACTTTGCAGCCAGAGCCtacattttttactttaattgtGCCACCTAGTGGTCATTGTTGAGCAGTGCATAATTTTTACAAACATACATTGTGAGAAAACATTTACTTTCAGAGAAGCTCGTTTTTGCTGCGTTATAAATTATTGTAGTTTCTAAATTCCCTGGAATTTTTCCTTGGTGGGGTATAATTAACTTGCTTTGATATACTTTCCTGTAATTGTGTAAAGACTCATTGTATTGTCTTGTGAGGGAAGCTCCACCCGTCCTGTatacaaagcattttaaagaaaaaaacaagaatatttgtccaaaaagaaaattaactaaggtttgaaaaacaaacatagatcatttatttttcctcttgtaAATCCAACATCCCAAACACTCCGTGAAGATAGCAGTTttcttccttgtctttcttctctcctttaaATTACTGCCAACATTCgtcatgtgtttttcttttacttgttttcCTTACATATTTGTActtactgtgtttttgtatcCAAACAACGCTCTGCTACTTTTACCACTGTTATCTACATGTATACACCATTTTTCCATCCTCTCTTTGCTCGTAttttttcaaacacagagaaagatcacttcctctgctgtttcctaAACAACCCGTTGCTGCTCAGTAGGTATAGAGATCAGAGGCTGAGTTTTGTTTAAGTAGCCTTGAAATTCCTTTACTACTGTGATGCACATCCTTCAAATGCTAAATTAGGAGCTGGACAAGGGagactgaaatgtaaaacagaaagtgGAATTCAATCATCGCAAGATccttgtggtttttttttttttgaagaggGTGAATATGTGTAGTATGAGAGAAACATAGCTGGATGCTTGGTTTCTCATATGGATATGACAGGGAaacaaaatgactaaaacaaatgaaaaatacctTAAAGGCAATTACATGACTTTAAAAATTGTCATACCATTTCTAAAAGCCATATCGACAATTGTTTACACAACTTCTTCCCCATAATacacattttcttcatgatGTTGTTTTACAGGGGGTTCAGCTGCTAACACACTGGAGGAGATCATGGAGCAAGAGGAGTCCACTGCCTCTGTAATGTCTGCAACTGCTAGTAATACGCAGGGAGAGGACGGCAGCCTCAAAGCGTCAGCTGATGTTTCACTGCAGTCCCCATCCCCAAATACTGAAGCACTGAGCACAATGTCCGTCGAGGGCAGTGGGGAAGATCAGTCTTGTGATCTGTCCTCAGATGGCAAGTACGAACTCTAGTGTGACTTCTCGAGTCATGTTTTTCCATTAGTATTAGCAACACTTTTAATTCcctcttttggttttgtttttaacagtcaACTGCAGAGCACAGTGAACAATTCTGCAGCTCTGAGTGATGTCAGGATCACTGATGGCACAGGGTCAACCGAACTGGCAGATAGTGGGTTTGAAGATGGATTATAGTGGTTCATATGTGTGTCGCACATAAGATACCTGctaatatgtatttttgaactTTGCCTTGCGATGCCATGTATGTGTATTTTCACAAAGAAAGCCACTTATCTCACATGACAAATTTTGTTCTCTGTACAGGTGATATTCCATGTGAAGTTGaaaatgttagcaaacagccCACCTGTGAAGACTCTACACCTGAAAGTGTTAAAGGTGATTGCAGCACTGTACCCAGCAGCCTCCCTGTGCCTGTGATGCAGGATGTGGAAACGCAGGCCTCTGTCAACGCAAACACTGAAACCCTGTGGGAACAGACTGACAGGTTGGAGAGCCCCGTAGCCACCAGCACATCACGCCCCACTGGAGAGGATGCTCAAGTGCAAACAGATGTCACACCACTACCTGTGCCTCCACAACAGCCTGTGGACAAAGGTCCTCCGTCACCTAATGCTCCTGCTTTTGAATCAGCAGGGAAGAAAGATATGGCTACTTCGACTGAGGAACTGGACCCGCCTGACCTCAAACATGCCTTATCCCACACCTCTGAGACCTCATCATGCCAAGACTCAACACCAAGTGCCCCCGCCACGACAAAGGCACAGTCTATTTATGCTACAAACTCTGAGCCAAAGCCCAAGCCTTCCAACGAGCTGACAAGGGACTACATCCCCAAAGTGGGGATGACGACGTATACCATCGTGCCTCAGAAATCTCTGGAGAAGCTTAGATATTTTGAAGTTGCACTGACACTGGAGACGCCTCACGGAGCTCCAGAAGAGGGACTTAATATTGATTCTCTTCAGCTGGAGGATAGCACAGCAGCGAGAGAGCAGACAGACGTCTCAAAGGATAAAAGTGAGCTGCACTCTACTGCACCCAGGGAAGACTTTCTGACTAGCACTGTGACTACTGCTACCCAAGACACTGTTAACGGAAGTATACCTGAATCCATTCATTCCTCATCACCAACACATTTACCTAAAGCTGATGTCAAGACCTCATCCTTGGCTGATCAGGCATCTCAAGCAGGTTCACCAGTCAAGGTCAAGGAGGTGAAAATTCCACCCGCAACTAAACCTAAGCCTGGTTCTTTCCGCTTGGCgcagcacaaaaaaacacctgGGTATTATGTAACGTCAGCAGCGGAAAAGAGTCTCACTGGCAGTCCTGCCTCTGGCCAGAGGGAGGCTCAAGCAAGTGCAGAGAGAGCACAGTTgccactccctcctcctcctcctcctccacctcccgtGTCATGTCAAAAGGACACAGCAGGGGCCGCTAATGTTGAGCTGAGTCCCACAGGGAAAAACACAGCCATTATGGGAATCACTAGGCAAAGTAGTTTGCCATCTAAAGAGCCAAGCTTAGGGTTAAGTTTGGAAAAATTAAGGAGCTTTGCAGCTCCTAGGCCCTACTCTCCTGCAACCCCATCACGCTTTGCTCAGGCAGTGTCCTCGGCTGTGAAAAGAAGCCAGTCCTTACCCCATGGGCCAAAGTCTGCTTGTTTGCCGCTTTCAGCACCCGTCTCCCCAGTTACAAGTCACCCATCAGTCCCAGAGTCAAAAGGACTGTCTAAGCTCAAGGTGAGTTCAGACAGCATTACATAGTTAGATTTAAATTTCTGAATAAAGGCTGTTAAAGGACTGTTTACTGCTCATGAGATTGCTGTCGGTTTTCATAGCTTTTTTATACTCATACAGCGATATATTAACGGTTGAGTAGAAGAGCACTCTGCATTGCTGATCTAAGCACTCTTTTTGGTTCTCCCTCAAAAGAGTTACGTAGAAGTGGATAAGAGTATGACTTAACCCAGCactgctttggtttgttttgaaactAAAACCACTTTTGCAACCGCTGTGATGCTTCTTTCTGGTGCTTTGTCAGCCTTTTACACTGTGACCAGCGGGGAGTTATTGATTCTCATGAACATTCATTTGATATAAAGGTTTAAagactatttttaaaaattattttaaaaagaaaggtGAGATGAGCTGCAGCAGTCGAGGGGAAGAGGGAGTGAGGGGCAAAATCCACCTACAGCGAATATCTGTGAATAATTAGATTTTAATTACTTAATGTATGGTAAACCGGTGACCATGTGTATCACTGCTGGTATACATTGTACATTATGCATTACACAAATAGACTTTAATAATTGATATTAGACCTTCATATTATGATgcagtatattttatttacttcttgcttttttttatattatactGTACAGGGACagtcctttttttctgccttcagtATAGCTGTTTTTATTCATCCTACTGGTGCAGacttgttttttccccctctttatGTTGTCTGACAGAAAGTcttcagtgtgtgcacacatatgtctctctctgttaaaaaaaaatatcacaggaTGGTGAAAAGGTGGATGGTGACAAAAGCTCCACTCTGCAGGGCGTAGAGGGTGAAGCACCATGCGTAAGTGGGATTGTTCTCATGGAGGAAGAGAGCTGTCCATAGCAGTGCCTTAATTCTTCTGAAAACATATCTACTGTAAGCAAAATCCACCATTTTTTCAGTATGACATCATGTAAATGTGTCCACAAAACTTGCATGAAccattgtattttgttttttttcttccaggtGGAGTTTATCCTGTCTGCTTTGAGTTCTCTAGAACCCTTAAATCCCAGGACACGGAAGCAGAAACTGTCTTTTGGTTTACCTCTTTTGGTAGTCTCCGACAATGTACATAAAATTATGTATGATGATGATTAATAATTGctgtatttcagtttattttctcatatGTCAAGTAATATCCCTGGCTGAACTGCATATTTTAatgcttctcttttcttttgtgtgatGACTATCTTGCATTTAATGCATTACTGTCGTGTGTGAACAAAAccattaaatgaaaacaattctATAAATTATTAGACTTTTTAATGTTATTGGGTTTATAAATAATACTGGATGCGTAGGACAGACCAGGTCTGACCTATGGTACTCAAATGGTCCTCAGATTATAtatcaaatatatatttaagtaTTACAGAGTTTTGATTAATGCAACAAAAATACACTGATGTGCACAGTACACCTGTTGTTCTTGTCAAGCAGTGTTGTCATGAATAAAGCTTTTATCATTTCAATTGTCTTTATTAGAGTCATTGCCTTCAGATGGGGGCACAAACGACGCAGGCTGCTACGTTTCCTGTGCAAACCGCTGAAATCCCGCtgaaaacagcatgtttttcacaataggtcaaacaaacaaacaaacaaaaaacgtCATCACGGTTTGTGACGCAAAGCACGTTACAGTAAGAACACCTGAGCCACACGTGTGAACAGAGAGCTTCATTTTCCCACCGGAGCAGCGTTATGAGGACCGGGTTTCAAGGTCCGAACTGGAGACTTAACTTAAAGAGGCACGAGGTAAGAACAGCTGGGAAACAGAAAGACGTCAGGTGTGTCATTTCAGGTATTTCTCCTTTAGTCCACGCTGGTGTTGAGGGAGCGAACAGAAAGGACTGCGACACTTTTCAGTGAAGAACAACGTTTACCTTCGTATGTAACTTAACCGAATGGCGTGAATTTGCCTTGGAAATCAGTCACTTATTCATCGTCAATTTATTAAAGTCGTAAATGTCTCTGAAATAGTTGGACACCGGGACAGTGTTAACGAGGCGGTCCACTGACTTTCTCAGGTTTGTTAACGTTAGCGGTGATAGAAACACATGAAGGTCGTACTTTGTCCCACAGGTTTCCTCGCCTCCCGTACACGCAGAGGTTATTCTCAAAGCATTGATCCTTCAACATTTAAAGTTCAGTTAACGTTAACATCGTCTAGTTGTTCTCCATTATTCCTACCAGCTAatttctctgcttcctccttaTGTCACTATAACAGCTTTAACGCCCAAGTGTCGGTGTTTACACTGTAAATTAATGTGCATGAGGAGTTTTTTTGCGCTGTAGCGATTAAGTTCATTTAAACGACTAACGGATTATTATAAGATTACAAAAACTACGAGTGAGCATCACCTCGTAGACATGTTCTGTGATTGGATTATTGAATTTAAAGATGTatacattttctcattatttaatTCGCTTTAATTCCTGTcgttctaaaaaaaaaaagttcttagCCAGTTGAAAAAGCAtgaatgaaattgttttttgagAGAAATAGGATTGACAGAACACCCAATTGAATCCTGTGCAATTCTCTTTTTCAGCAGCGTATCATATGTTCCTTCAGCCATTGAGagagacaaaatatttacatcCTTTTGAGGACAAGGCAATTTTGTCCTCGTAGCTTTTCTTAACACGCTACATGTTCTCGTGATGCAATGAATTCAGCTGCACTAACAATCTGAAATGACAGGATCACTGCTGTTTGACATCATGCAAGAGCCAGTGAGGATCTCGtttgtctgctgcagctgcacaaGTGTTAACCAACCACTCTGTCCCTGCACTTTCCAACAGCTGCTGTGCCATTCTGCATAAACTAACCTTCTGAGTGCACAAATGTTGTAACCTTTCCATTTCATTAGATGGATAGGGTGCAGTGACCTGAACCGGACAGCTGTAGCTTGACTTGGGCTCATGATGTTCTATAGCATGACATGTTTTGTCTGAGTTGTAGCCTACCACTCAGGCCAGTAGGTGGACCAGCTGAGCACAGCATTTTTGTGCCGTCCTAGAAGTTCTGTCTTCTTTGAAAGTGCTGGAATGACAAGAGGCTGACAGAGATGGGTGCTCTGAAGAGTTCTTATAGTAGCCATGGAGCACCCAGGAGGTCTTCATTGTCCTCATGCTGGAGGGCAGTTACACAGCATGAGCCATATTGTAGCCTATGACAGGCAAAGTTATTCATTCTCTGTAAAATTAACCTCTTAACTGATAAAGAGGTCAGGTCTTGTGGTTACAGATGTGACAGGGACACATCCAGCATCTGCAGGTTGTTGACCATCATTGGCTACTGGATAGCAAGGTGAGATATCAGTTTCCACCATCTCCTTGTCCATGCTCTGTTGACAGATGTCCTGCAGGATTTCGGTTAAGCAAGGATGAGGTGCTACCTCACTTTGCTTTACTTTGAACTATATTTTCGAACGACAGTGGAAGaactttcttttttgcattgtgtCACATTACACAATCAGATATCAGTTCGCGGTGAGGGAATTGATTTAGTATTTGTGATGCAAACtgttgcaataaaaaaaatattgatcatgcaaatttttaaaaggttttccTTTAATTCTTTGCGGAGCTAttgatataattttttttaaaaaaactgtgtCTCTTGTTATGTACGCTGTGTAAAAAGTGTAAGCACTCCTATTAAGTCCCTAAAATAGATTTGGTGTTCATCCTACACCAGTGTAATTAGCATTTGCATTGACTGATACCAAAAGAATGTGTTCCAGGCTAAGGGTTATTTCTGGC is a window encoding:
- the cobll1b gene encoding cordon-bleu protein-like 1b isoform X1, coding for MEVDSRVENQLYSSPRDFVKPMSLVMDDHGSLPHPRSSGLRVSTKSRAPSPPGLKKLDSPGFSQWYPGNPHLTMDQKENLIDKELSLVVVLPGGEEKMTTVPGSKPLMDLLVTLCAKYHLNPSSHTLELVTANRKNTKLKPNALIGTLDAEKIILKPKGEDKNKKISPQMPKATVRMVINYKNTQKTILRVDPRVPLAEHLPAICEKCEFDIETTVLLRDVQSLAPLDLSSSLNDYAIREVYAKDTKRQPASPVCPASPTHAGTISPGKNKNQKEEENKGLFSKFRKSKKKSDQAMTASAPASPVLVSKPRPLSMALPSSNSSPLSSPTILADVPKKRRAPQPPILVSQSCSLDLGTRRRLHSEPSAQMDSDLMAGLSRGSSAESSLKRTKRKAPPPPLSPSAAVQETVPLDENVQGGSAANTLEEIMEQEESTASVMSATASNTQGEDGSLKASADVSLQSPSPNTEALSTMSVEGSGEDQSCDLSSDGNQLQSTVNNSAALSDVRITDGTGSTELADSDIPCEVENVSKQPTCEDSTPESVKGDCSTVPSSLPVPVMQDVETQASVNANTETLWEQTDRLESPVATSTSRPTGEDAQVQTDVTPLPVPPQQPVDKGPPSPNAPAFESAGKKDMATSTEELDPPDLKHALSHTSETSSCQDSTPSAPATTKAQSIYATNSEPKPKPSNELTRDYIPKVGMTTYTIVPQKSLEKLRYFEVALTLETPHGAPEEGLNIDSLQLEDSTAAREQTDVSKDKSELHSTAPREDFLTSTVTTATQDTVNGSIPESIHSSSPTHLPKADVKTSSLADQASQAGSPVKVKEVKIPPATKPKPGSFRLAQHKKTPGYYVTSAAEKSLTGSPASGQREAQASAERAQLPLPPPPPPPPPVSCQKDTAGAANVELSPTGKNTAIMGITRQSSLPSKEPSLGLSLEKLRSFAAPRPYSPATPSRFAQAVSSAVKRSQSLPHGPKSACLPLSAPVSPVTSHPSVPESKGLSKLKDGEKVDGDKSSTLQGVEGEAPCVSGIVLMEEESCP
- the cobll1b gene encoding cordon-bleu protein-like 1b isoform X2, translated to MDQKENLIDKELSLVVVLPGGEEKMTTVPGSKPLMDLLVTLCAKYHLNPSSHTLELVTANRKNTKLKPNALIGTLDAEKIILKPKGEDKNKKISPQMPKATVRMVINYKNTQKTILRVDPRVPLAEHLPAICEKCEFDIETTVLLRDVQSLAPLDLSSSLNDYAIREVYAKDTKRQPASPVCPASPTHAGTISPGKNKNQKEEENKGLFSKFRKSKKKSDQAMTASAPASPVLVSKPRPLSMALPSSNSSPLSSPTILADVPKKRRAPQPPILVSQSCSLDLGTRRRLHSEPSAQMDSDLMAGLSRGSSAESSLKRTKRKAPPPPLSPSAAVQETVPLDENVQGGSAANTLEEIMEQEESTASVMSATASNTQGEDGSLKASADVSLQSPSPNTEALSTMSVEGSGEDQSCDLSSDGNQLQSTVNNSAALSDVRITDGTGSTELADSDIPCEVENVSKQPTCEDSTPESVKGDCSTVPSSLPVPVMQDVETQASVNANTETLWEQTDRLESPVATSTSRPTGEDAQVQTDVTPLPVPPQQPVDKGPPSPNAPAFESAGKKDMATSTEELDPPDLKHALSHTSETSSCQDSTPSAPATTKAQSIYATNSEPKPKPSNELTRDYIPKVGMTTYTIVPQKSLEKLRYFEVALTLETPHGAPEEGLNIDSLQLEDSTAAREQTDVSKDKSELHSTAPREDFLTSTVTTATQDTVNGSIPESIHSSSPTHLPKADVKTSSLADQASQAGSPVKVKEVKIPPATKPKPGSFRLAQHKKTPGYYVTSAAEKSLTGSPASGQREAQASAERAQLPLPPPPPPPPPVSCQKDTAGAANVELSPTGKNTAIMGITRQSSLPSKEPSLGLSLEKLRSFAAPRPYSPATPSRFAQAVSSAVKRSQSLPHGPKSACLPLSAPVSPVTSHPSVPESKGLSKLKDGEKVDGDKSSTLQGVEGEAPCVSGIVLMEEESCP